One part of the Terrimicrobium sacchariphilum genome encodes these proteins:
- a CDS encoding endo-1,3-alpha-glucanase family glycosylhydrolase — protein MKLFPLRPRIFPFVLALALAAISCSSVGAEEPPKTIFAHYMGCYPTGYGPTETHWQNQATEMKHDSANFLAANGGRIVNWPLVPQNRRLTPAQDAELEIRRAIRGGIDGFAVDAWAGRDQAKAVLDELFAAAERIGKPFALTVCLDPACHEKRDTGNHIDTYTETIRWLLERHGQSPHLARRDGKPLIFGYGSNGIIFDPAFRALPETPEKWARVAEAYHQVEKNVGQPLFFHFCFDNLGSKPPEIRQQAAAWAGKEFGAVGGFLGNGWDDDEATIAAIKSGGAEWSQPLFFQYNNKAGSLIVEPGTDKLRKAWKKARDTDATLLQFVTWNDYGEDTVLAPGYSTNYTILSLNRYLSDWWKQGREPQVDKDQLHLIFRRSINGAEAFPFHTRRRVDGVLEIASILTSPGRITVPGYNLTYEAPAGLSVRQVPLQTGEVSATLSRDGQDVLSVTAPEKVTDHPFREDNSMVCFSSNFLDEWRTDFGDTPPLLYSEYGDIDGDGLPNWFEMYYFGKFPDLSTATAAQPGDDPDGDGRTNLEEWQDRTNPLTAERPYEPGYVWDMSSITENSLSFNPDRDSHERDVWFYFYKHGDAGKIAHDGHYTRMPSSWQDVPYAGKMAHLSPPQDPEGIPYKYLHGWIAHRQASDGRWQMIMRPRANAAVIVGWKSPVDGKVSVSLDVAEVNGADPLILELSRNEESAPLHTESIPAGSTAQIASGTIEVKKGDFLYLVADANPRSDSPFAMVENLRVKLETLND, from the coding sequence ATGAAGTTGTTCCCGTTGAGACCCCGTATTTTTCCGTTCGTTCTCGCCTTGGCTCTCGCGGCCATATCGTGCTCTTCCGTGGGCGCGGAAGAACCTCCAAAAACCATCTTCGCCCACTACATGGGCTGCTATCCCACCGGATATGGGCCGACCGAGACTCATTGGCAAAATCAGGCGACGGAGATGAAGCACGACAGCGCGAACTTTCTCGCGGCCAATGGAGGCCGCATCGTGAACTGGCCGCTGGTTCCGCAAAATCGCAGGCTGACTCCGGCACAGGACGCGGAGCTGGAAATTCGCCGCGCGATCCGCGGTGGTATTGACGGGTTCGCCGTCGATGCCTGGGCAGGTCGAGATCAAGCCAAGGCTGTGCTGGATGAACTCTTCGCGGCGGCCGAGAGGATTGGGAAACCTTTTGCACTCACCGTCTGTCTCGATCCCGCCTGCCACGAAAAACGCGATACCGGCAATCACATCGACACGTACACGGAAACAATTCGATGGCTGCTCGAGCGCCACGGCCAAAGCCCTCACCTCGCCCGACGCGATGGCAAGCCGCTGATTTTCGGCTATGGTTCCAATGGAATTATCTTTGATCCCGCTTTTCGCGCTTTGCCGGAGACTCCAGAAAAATGGGCTCGCGTGGCGGAGGCTTACCATCAAGTGGAGAAGAATGTCGGCCAACCCCTCTTCTTCCATTTCTGCTTCGATAATCTTGGTTCGAAGCCTCCGGAAATTCGCCAGCAAGCTGCAGCGTGGGCGGGCAAGGAGTTCGGGGCGGTCGGCGGATTCCTGGGCAATGGCTGGGATGACGACGAAGCCACGATCGCCGCTATCAAATCCGGCGGGGCTGAATGGAGCCAACCCCTCTTCTTCCAATATAATAATAAAGCTGGGAGTCTCATCGTGGAACCCGGCACCGACAAATTGCGCAAGGCTTGGAAAAAAGCCCGCGACACCGATGCCACGCTCCTGCAGTTCGTCACCTGGAACGACTACGGCGAAGACACCGTGCTGGCACCCGGTTACAGCACCAACTACACGATCCTCAGCCTCAATCGCTATCTCTCGGATTGGTGGAAACAGGGACGCGAACCCCAGGTGGACAAAGATCAGCTTCACCTGATCTTCCGACGGTCAATCAACGGAGCCGAAGCCTTTCCCTTCCACACTCGCCGAAGGGTGGATGGCGTGCTGGAGATTGCGAGCATCCTGACGAGCCCCGGCCGCATCACCGTCCCTGGCTATAATCTGACCTACGAAGCTCCGGCTGGACTTTCCGTACGGCAGGTTCCACTTCAGACAGGCGAAGTTTCCGCCACACTTTCCCGCGATGGTCAGGATGTTCTTTCCGTGACAGCCCCGGAAAAAGTCACCGACCATCCTTTCCGTGAAGACAATTCGATGGTCTGCTTTTCCAGCAACTTCCTGGACGAGTGGCGCACGGATTTTGGCGATACGCCTCCCCTGCTCTACAGCGAATACGGAGACATCGATGGAGATGGGCTGCCCAACTGGTTTGAGATGTATTATTTCGGAAAATTCCCCGACCTTTCCACCGCCACGGCGGCCCAGCCCGGCGACGATCCCGACGGCGACGGACGAACCAACCTGGAAGAGTGGCAGGATCGGACAAATCCCCTCACCGCGGAACGTCCCTACGAGCCTGGTTATGTCTGGGACATGTCCTCGATCACAGAAAACAGCCTCAGCTTCAACCCGGACCGCGACTCTCACGAGCGTGACGTGTGGTTCTATTTCTACAAACACGGCGACGCTGGAAAGATCGCCCACGACGGCCATTACACACGCATGCCCTCCAGCTGGCAGGATGTTCCCTATGCGGGAAAGATGGCCCACCTCTCTCCTCCTCAGGATCCCGAGGGGATACCCTACAAATATCTTCATGGCTGGATCGCCCACCGCCAAGCCTCCGATGGCCGTTGGCAAATGATCATGCGGCCACGCGCCAACGCGGCGGTGATTGTCGGCTGGAAAAGCCCGGTGGACGGAAAAGTCAGCGTCTCGCTGGATGTCGCGGAGGTTAACGGCGCGGATCCGCTCATTCTGGAATTGAGCCGCAACGAGGAATCCGCCCCACTCCATACGGAATCGATTCCCGCTGGCAGCACCGCGCAGATCGCCTCCGGAACCATCGAGGTCAAAAAAGGCGACTTCCTTTATCTGGTCGCTGACGCAAACCCCCGCTCGGACAGCCCGTTTGCAATGGTGGAAAACCTACGGGTAAAACTGGAGACGCTTAATGACTAG
- a CDS encoding LamG domain-containing protein: MKSRYPALRALPLLALMLVLAGHPLQSALVYYIPFDDGTNASLANYGNLGGTATISGTPAPTASSTSVAPNIGSKYSEDWQTPTSTATGSVVLPNSTTQFRMNTTGSKMSISTWILWDGSFNGSALSGVVNAMNASNNVGWSLYVTNDGTLRFLYNTSSSTFLSRSSSGGAVSTGTWLNVAITLDLSTTSPLNMYVNGSSVYSGTLGNVTLNTTTQAISLGSVDGGRSLNGNMDDFAMWDTVLTSAKIKSINTAPTLLNGYNAGIMNSLFTAYDTMGSQTVGSLTWNYSTNFDVTGHSLGDTWKASNGEYYMWLAGTSSSALGLQAVPEPASIWLIVGGSFFLISILRRKRR; encoded by the coding sequence ATGAAATCACGTTATCCCGCCCTTCGGGCACTTCCCCTGCTTGCCTTGATGCTCGTCCTTGCCGGGCACCCGCTTCAATCAGCTCTCGTTTATTATATCCCCTTTGATGATGGGACGAATGCCAGCCTGGCTAATTATGGCAACCTGGGAGGGACAGCGACCATCAGTGGAACTCCGGCACCCACGGCCAGTTCAACCTCGGTAGCGCCCAATATCGGCAGCAAGTATTCGGAAGATTGGCAGACGCCTACCAGTACGGCAACCGGATCTGTCGTGCTGCCTAATAGCACGACCCAGTTTCGCATGAACACCACAGGCAGCAAGATGTCGATCAGCACCTGGATCCTTTGGGACGGATCGTTCAACGGATCGGCACTGTCTGGGGTAGTCAATGCCATGAACGCCTCCAATAACGTGGGCTGGTCTCTGTACGTGACAAACGATGGAACCCTCCGGTTTCTCTACAACACCTCCTCCAGCACCTTTCTCAGTCGTTCCAGCTCGGGCGGAGCTGTCTCGACCGGAACGTGGCTAAACGTGGCAATCACGCTGGATCTCTCCACCACCAGCCCATTGAACATGTATGTCAATGGAAGCTCCGTGTACTCCGGCACTCTTGGAAATGTCACCCTCAATACGACCACGCAGGCCATCTCGCTAGGGTCCGTGGACGGGGGGCGCTCCCTGAACGGAAACATGGACGATTTTGCCATGTGGGATACCGTTCTCACATCCGCCAAGATCAAATCAATCAACACGGCCCCCACTCTACTGAATGGGTACAACGCAGGCATAATGAACAGCCTGTTCACCGCTTACGACACCATGGGTTCCCAGACGGTAGGGAGCCTGACATGGAACTACTCGACAAATTTCGACGTGACCGGCCATTCACTCGGGGATACCTGGAAGGCTTCCAACGGTGAGTACTACATGTGGCTGGCAGGAACATCCTCCAGCGCCCTGGGACTCCAGGCGGTTCCCGAACCGGCATCCATCTGGTTGATCGTGGGTGGGAGTTTCTTCCTTATTAGTATACTCCGGCGCAAGCGGCGCTAA
- a CDS encoding DUF5696 domain-containing protein yields the protein MTELASLPDLSLDASGHFRLTTPTGALWTTSGPLLILHYYDRQHPRAQLVAAPSGDGQAFGTAGTPSLSAQGFLRRVSSSDGVIRARADFPNIQIAIDFEIRRSKTGFSFRIADDGVVENHSSLYRILRIEVLPEFGAAITGEKGYLTLPNWSGCQTFYDKSYPREVRQTIYSSNDQWEYNCNMGLFGITRAQGTLCGIVAAGDYDAELICRVHWEQARTNSIHPCFVYRWQQEDERIPGPREILYLSAPEDAAEGEGYAFCGTSYRDFLRRERGLLSWKEKAETRPVVLDYRDRFFLKIFMAYKEPQADGHGRYHATCTFAEARAILEDCLQRGIRNLAVMLVGWGVDGHDGMPPTRFPVDERLGGEEAFRQLICWCAENDILLGVHDSYGESYECSPEFDPADVIRNRTGELWQGVIWSGGQVHKTCPGVFVDKHTKRDVPRLRQLGIYGHHHVDAIGSFMTCYSEDHPLPHRSDFAAEVRRMFHFIQAEMGSVSTEMPFGPYFEAVDGYFHSYSHPGPWHRASAVGQYFLDRTIPLLSIVLHGSINCGEGAGELRTDPLFWLDWGFVPTWEVCMTPSKSFGIPAYQSVAADLSAIYAQYFGRDNLAATLNPLTIEGRWEPGEGVSCTRYSDGTEVLVNRSEFAWQDLAPQSYRINSPATARRDSCEPALA from the coding sequence ATGACTGAACTCGCATCTCTTCCTGACTTGTCTCTGGACGCCTCCGGCCATTTTCGGTTGACGACCCCGACCGGAGCTCTCTGGACGACGAGTGGTCCGCTCCTCATTCTCCACTACTACGATCGGCAGCATCCGCGCGCCCAGTTGGTGGCCGCACCATCCGGCGATGGTCAGGCATTTGGCACAGCCGGAACGCCTTCCCTTTCGGCGCAAGGATTTCTCAGAAGGGTGTCGTCCAGCGACGGAGTCATTCGAGCAAGGGCAGACTTTCCTAATATTCAAATCGCGATCGACTTTGAAATCCGCCGCAGCAAAACGGGGTTCAGCTTCCGCATCGCGGACGATGGCGTGGTGGAAAATCATTCAAGCCTTTACCGGATCCTCCGCATCGAAGTACTGCCGGAGTTTGGGGCCGCAATCACGGGAGAAAAGGGCTACCTCACCCTGCCCAACTGGTCGGGCTGCCAGACGTTCTACGACAAGTCGTACCCGCGTGAAGTTCGTCAGACGATCTACAGCAGCAACGACCAGTGGGAATACAACTGCAATATGGGGCTCTTCGGGATTACACGTGCCCAGGGCACCCTTTGTGGAATCGTGGCAGCCGGAGACTACGACGCCGAGCTGATTTGCCGCGTGCATTGGGAGCAGGCCCGGACGAACAGCATTCATCCCTGCTTTGTGTACCGGTGGCAGCAGGAGGATGAACGAATCCCTGGACCGCGCGAGATACTCTACCTCTCCGCGCCTGAGGACGCGGCTGAGGGTGAAGGATACGCTTTCTGCGGAACCTCTTACCGCGACTTTCTCCGCCGTGAGCGTGGGTTGCTTTCCTGGAAGGAGAAAGCAGAGACACGCCCCGTGGTCCTCGACTACCGGGACCGGTTTTTCCTGAAGATTTTCATGGCTTACAAAGAGCCGCAAGCCGACGGCCATGGCCGCTACCACGCCACCTGCACGTTTGCCGAGGCACGCGCGATCCTGGAGGATTGCTTGCAGCGCGGCATTCGCAATCTCGCGGTGATGCTGGTCGGCTGGGGCGTGGATGGACATGACGGGATGCCGCCAACCCGCTTCCCGGTGGACGAACGTCTCGGCGGCGAAGAGGCCTTCCGGCAGCTGATCTGCTGGTGTGCCGAGAACGATATCCTCCTGGGCGTGCATGATTCCTATGGCGAAAGCTATGAATGCTCGCCGGAGTTTGATCCGGCGGATGTCATACGAAACCGGACTGGTGAGCTCTGGCAGGGCGTGATTTGGAGCGGTGGGCAGGTCCACAAGACCTGTCCCGGAGTCTTCGTCGATAAACACACCAAACGCGATGTCCCCCGCCTAAGACAACTAGGCATTTACGGCCATCATCACGTGGACGCGATCGGCAGCTTCATGACCTGCTACTCGGAGGACCACCCGCTCCCGCATCGGTCGGATTTTGCCGCAGAGGTGCGTCGGATGTTTCATTTCATTCAAGCCGAGATGGGCAGTGTCTCCACTGAGATGCCTTTCGGCCCCTATTTCGAGGCGGTTGACGGGTACTTTCACAGCTACTCGCACCCAGGGCCGTGGCATCGCGCCTCCGCGGTGGGGCAGTACTTCCTCGACCGCACGATTCCGCTGCTGAGCATCGTCCTGCACGGAAGCATCAACTGCGGCGAGGGCGCGGGAGAGCTCAGGACCGATCCGCTCTTCTGGCTCGACTGGGGATTCGTTCCGACATGGGAGGTCTGCATGACTCCTTCCAAGTCTTTCGGTATTCCGGCCTATCAATCGGTGGCGGCAGATCTTTCCGCCATTTATGCGCAGTACTTCGGCCGAGACAACCTTGCTGCCACCCTCAATCCGCTCACCATCGAAGGCCGCTGGGAACCAGGCGAGGGCGTCTCGTGCACCCGCTATTCCGATGGCACCGAGGTGCTCGTCAATCGCTCCGAGTTTGCGTGGCAAGATCTCGCTCCGCAAAGCTACCGAATCAATAGTCCTGCGACAGCACGTCGAGACTCCTGCGAGCCGGCGCTCGCCTGA
- a CDS encoding type II secretion system protein: MLQPLPPQKQSGFTLVELLISISIAGTLAALLFATLPRIQQRAAEAKCIGNLHTIANASAIYVGEYGFWPSFNREDVNNPSAYGSHPWFYSLLTQKYLPYRTVDRDGYPCMVADALICPANKTNPGSRYQWTSAPFPWRSNYTTTTYWGNNGGKPDVIPGAGDRIRPSVITNSSAIYLIDSTSSSQAGYPSQAADWNSKNSFIAKVHSGGANALLANGAVVRITPTTHPDIASTKYWDPRFQQ; this comes from the coding sequence ATGCTTCAGCCTCTCCCCCCTCAAAAACAATCCGGCTTCACCTTGGTTGAGCTCCTGATCAGCATAAGCATCGCTGGCACCTTGGCGGCTTTGCTTTTTGCGACTCTGCCACGCATCCAACAGCGCGCGGCGGAGGCTAAATGCATTGGCAACCTCCATACAATTGCCAATGCCAGCGCGATCTATGTGGGGGAGTACGGTTTCTGGCCGTCCTTCAACCGTGAGGATGTCAACAATCCCTCGGCCTATGGCTCGCACCCTTGGTTCTATTCTCTGCTAACTCAAAAGTACCTCCCTTATCGCACGGTGGATCGGGACGGCTATCCCTGCATGGTCGCCGACGCGCTGATCTGCCCGGCCAACAAGACCAACCCGGGCTCCAGGTATCAATGGACCTCTGCGCCGTTTCCCTGGCGATCGAACTACACCACCACCACCTACTGGGGTAACAATGGCGGCAAGCCCGACGTCATTCCCGGCGCCGGTGACCGGATCCGGCCGAGTGTCATCACGAATTCGAGTGCGATCTACCTGATCGACTCCACCTCGTCGTCCCAGGCCGGCTACCCGAGCCAGGCGGCCGACTGGAACTCCAAGAACAGCTTTATCGCCAAGGTCCATAGTGGCGGAGCAAATGCCCTGCTGGCCAATGGCGCCGTCGTCCGCATCACGCCGACCACGCATCCCGACATTGCGTCCACGAAGTACTGGGATCCCCGCTTTCAGCAATAA
- a CDS encoding LamG domain-containing protein: protein MNHTKIAVLSLLAAAIVPAIADESGPLYRLDFTDGSFANTGSVGGEAEQNPAYKGPTTVQIEPDDKNIWSAKFDPYPNGSRGPSLELPDSSGQLRLGGADDTLTVAAWVKWNGPDQHPDDKQPIVWKGIDDTYASWIFSLNTAGSLRFDWKKAGTGGSQRITEETISAGEWHHVAMVWKNADPGGLAFYIDGNPVKATVPYTGGGPLESGDKPIIIGANPNGHMPLNGSLRGLQLFNRALEPEEIAELAKP, encoded by the coding sequence ATGAATCACACAAAAATTGCCGTTCTTTCGCTCCTTGCCGCCGCCATCGTGCCAGCCATAGCCGATGAGTCTGGCCCCCTCTACCGGCTCGATTTCACCGACGGATCATTCGCCAATACGGGCTCGGTCGGAGGAGAGGCGGAGCAAAATCCTGCCTACAAGGGACCGACGACTGTTCAAATCGAACCAGATGACAAGAACATCTGGTCGGCAAAGTTTGATCCGTATCCCAATGGTTCCCGGGGGCCCTCACTGGAGCTCCCGGACAGCTCTGGACAACTCCGGCTCGGCGGAGCAGACGATACACTCACGGTCGCGGCATGGGTGAAATGGAATGGCCCGGACCAACATCCCGATGACAAGCAGCCGATCGTCTGGAAGGGCATTGATGACACGTATGCGAGCTGGATCTTTTCACTAAATACGGCGGGCAGCCTCCGGTTTGACTGGAAAAAGGCCGGGACCGGTGGCAGCCAGCGAATCACCGAGGAAACAATCTCCGCCGGGGAATGGCATCATGTCGCCATGGTCTGGAAAAACGCCGATCCAGGCGGGCTCGCTTTTTACATCGATGGCAACCCGGTAAAGGCAACCGTCCCGTACACCGGCGGAGGCCCCCTGGAAAGCGGGGACAAGCCTATCATCATCGGTGCGAATCCCAATGGTCACATGCCTCTCAACGGCTCTCTCCGCGGGCTTCAGCTCTTCAACAGGGCGCTAGAACCCGAAGAGATCGCTGAACTGGCAAAACCCTGA
- a CDS encoding LacI family DNA-binding transcriptional regulator, with translation MANQLTIARQLGVTQATVSMALRNHPRVSLKMRERVQQMARELDYRPNPYVTSLMTTIREGRSPQDFGCIAILVDEVSEHAWLDWHRETYSANYEGYRKEANQHGYHVECFCLRAPDSSPELVDRRLRARGIQGIILAAPRLSHRWPELNFRWENYAAVAVSHTWRQPAVNRVSTYHTQSMVMCYQSMLARGCRRIGFCQPTLSHIHEIPSLWMAGYLMSQWEFSDLPKLEPFVGTVHDTSEEEFRRWFKRWKPDALITAIGDEAPRLAAMGVPCHRQDGRGVQISCLNRSRDSQFPGIDESHETLGRKASEVVINQLMRNKVGFPEHPTEVLVPGKWIDIPTPSLALSSR, from the coding sequence ATGGCAAATCAGCTCACTATCGCCCGACAGCTGGGAGTTACCCAGGCAACCGTGTCGATGGCGCTCAGGAACCACCCCCGTGTTTCCCTGAAAATGCGAGAACGGGTGCAGCAGATGGCCCGTGAGCTGGATTATCGCCCCAACCCGTACGTGACCTCCTTAATGACCACCATACGGGAGGGGCGCAGTCCACAAGACTTCGGCTGTATCGCCATTTTGGTTGATGAGGTTTCCGAGCATGCCTGGCTGGACTGGCATCGAGAAACCTATTCGGCGAACTATGAGGGGTATCGCAAGGAGGCAAATCAGCATGGATATCATGTGGAATGTTTTTGCCTGCGAGCTCCGGATTCCTCACCGGAGCTGGTCGACAGACGTTTGCGGGCGAGGGGGATTCAAGGCATCATTCTGGCGGCGCCGCGCCTTTCCCACAGGTGGCCCGAGTTGAATTTTCGGTGGGAAAATTATGCGGCTGTCGCTGTGAGCCACACTTGGAGGCAACCGGCGGTGAACCGGGTTTCCACCTATCACACCCAGAGCATGGTTATGTGCTATCAATCCATGCTCGCGCGCGGCTGTCGGCGGATCGGATTCTGTCAGCCGACTCTTTCTCATATTCACGAGATTCCGTCATTATGGATGGCTGGATATCTGATGTCGCAATGGGAGTTTTCGGATTTGCCAAAATTGGAGCCTTTTGTGGGAACCGTGCATGACACTTCCGAGGAGGAATTTCGACGATGGTTCAAACGGTGGAAGCCCGACGCACTGATCACCGCAATCGGAGATGAAGCTCCACGCCTGGCCGCGATGGGAGTCCCATGCCACCGGCAGGATGGAAGAGGAGTGCAAATCTCCTGTCTAAACCGGTCCCGGGATTCCCAGTTCCCTGGAATTGATGAAAGCCATGAAACCTTGGGACGCAAAGCGAGTGAGGTCGTTATCAATCAGCTCATGCGCAACAAAGTCGGATTCCCGGAACATCCTACCGAAGTCCTCGTTCCCGGAAAATGGATCGATATTCCGACTCCAAGCCTGGCTCTCAGCAGTCGATGA
- a CDS encoding endo-1,3-alpha-glucanase family glycosylhydrolase — translation MTRTLATAALYLGATLALVAGETPRVFAHYMTCFSATPEFYQREIQLARRYGIDGFALNCGEWKKPLPDGSIQDSIYVRNADFLYQAAKETSPDFKLFFSPDFAGKAISEHTDLNLSDMVNRYADHPNQFYHGGKQFLSGYSGRLDQYAGAKEKLRASGRDIVLVPAASLGAPYPVTWSYESALKLLPEGGPLDGLFRFTCDGSVSDLVEVNSLGRRVTLFRDKLYIAGACPAYNSPNLRDFAGMRGYIAMWEGLIRDSADYVEIVTWNDYNEDSILTPYRWRAGGKTQPTDKRYFNRDESFLDVTAYYAEWFKKGVRPAITQDKIYFAYRNRSRELTKIWDEKEKKWDDIRFTRYPYDQIHDDVRDMVYVTAFLTAPGTLEIAQGDQVDRFPLAAGVVHAEAPLRPGFTPQFRLLRNKDMLIDVAGRKEIVSEATATQQNSVQAYHLANRTWMSGAVAGKPTHSFALDDKTLKPGSEPLVIATKSLGDAPYNFRLTYRNSGSTEARLTLYANGAPGAEGEFPQYFPLTLPPTGGEYRTISFFWSTWDANTRFTISSDHSDDAKLAGADYNDFGEATLHSLELIPIEIAKSSPAPEARHPELVAIPGGEFMMGGPGGSLDESPARRIKVSPFALGKFEVTNAEFERFLPAHHSLRDGFSWRDREPVIYVSWTQAAGYCNFLSRENGLVPFYDEKTWQPVPGANGFRLPTEAEWEYAASGRGENRTYPWGNEPPTHNLGNFQLDASMSMSPKRTASVGGGVEVVGDFPEGASRDGVMDLAGNVSEWCNDTFRDYTPGDATDPLSTQTSPYRAIRGGSWGYYNHSQRVRDREYNSPGFGGYIYIGFRVAINADGLAQLSK, via the coding sequence ATGACTAGGACTCTCGCCACAGCAGCGCTTTACCTGGGCGCAACACTGGCTCTCGTCGCCGGGGAAACACCCCGCGTCTTTGCCCACTACATGACGTGTTTCTCCGCCACGCCGGAGTTCTATCAACGCGAAATCCAGCTGGCGCGCCGCTACGGCATCGACGGCTTCGCTCTCAATTGCGGCGAATGGAAGAAACCGCTTCCTGATGGCTCCATCCAGGACAGCATTTATGTGCGTAACGCGGATTTCCTTTATCAGGCGGCCAAGGAAACCAGCCCCGATTTCAAACTGTTCTTCTCGCCGGATTTTGCAGGCAAGGCCATTAGCGAGCATACGGACCTGAACCTCAGCGATATGGTCAATCGTTACGCCGACCACCCCAACCAGTTTTACCATGGCGGAAAGCAGTTTCTCTCAGGGTACTCCGGGCGGCTCGATCAATATGCTGGAGCCAAAGAAAAGCTCCGCGCCTCCGGCCGAGACATCGTGCTCGTTCCCGCGGCTTCGCTGGGGGCTCCTTATCCGGTGACCTGGAGTTACGAGAGTGCCCTCAAGCTTCTCCCGGAGGGAGGCCCTCTCGACGGACTCTTTCGCTTCACCTGCGACGGCTCGGTATCCGATCTCGTCGAGGTCAACTCGCTCGGCCGCCGAGTGACGCTCTTTCGAGACAAACTTTACATAGCAGGTGCGTGCCCGGCCTACAACAGTCCCAATCTGCGCGACTTTGCAGGGATGAGAGGTTACATCGCCATGTGGGAAGGACTGATCCGCGACAGCGCTGACTATGTCGAGATTGTTACCTGGAACGACTATAACGAAGACTCAATCCTAACGCCTTATCGATGGCGCGCTGGCGGAAAAACGCAACCCACCGACAAGCGCTACTTCAATCGCGACGAAAGCTTCCTCGATGTTACCGCTTACTATGCCGAATGGTTTAAGAAGGGTGTGCGTCCTGCGATCACCCAGGATAAAATCTATTTCGCATATCGGAACCGCAGCCGCGAGCTTACGAAGATCTGGGACGAAAAGGAAAAGAAGTGGGATGACATTCGCTTCACCCGCTACCCCTACGATCAGATCCACGATGATGTCCGTGACATGGTCTACGTCACCGCATTCCTGACCGCTCCTGGTACGCTTGAGATTGCACAGGGCGACCAGGTGGACCGCTTTCCGCTCGCCGCCGGTGTAGTCCATGCGGAGGCGCCGCTGCGGCCCGGCTTTACGCCGCAATTCCGCCTGCTGCGAAATAAAGACATGCTGATCGACGTCGCGGGACGCAAGGAGATCGTCTCCGAGGCCACAGCCACCCAGCAAAACAGTGTGCAGGCCTATCATCTCGCCAACCGCACGTGGATGAGCGGGGCCGTCGCCGGGAAACCGACACACTCCTTTGCCCTCGACGACAAGACGCTGAAACCCGGCAGTGAACCTCTCGTGATCGCGACAAAGTCTCTCGGCGATGCGCCATATAACTTTCGCCTCACCTATCGCAACTCCGGGTCAACCGAAGCCCGTCTGACTCTCTATGCCAATGGCGCACCGGGTGCAGAAGGAGAGTTCCCGCAATATTTCCCGCTCACCCTACCGCCCACTGGAGGGGAATACCGCACCATCTCGTTCTTCTGGTCGACCTGGGACGCCAATACTCGCTTCACTATCAGCAGCGATCATTCCGATGACGCAAAGCTTGCCGGCGCTGACTATAACGATTTCGGTGAAGCGACGCTGCACAGTCTCGAGCTCATCCCCATCGAGATAGCGAAATCCTCACCCGCGCCTGAAGCCAGGCATCCCGAGCTGGTCGCCATCCCTGGTGGTGAGTTCATGATGGGCGGGCCCGGTGGCTCCCTAGACGAATCTCCGGCTCGCCGCATAAAGGTCTCCCCCTTCGCACTCGGAAAATTTGAAGTCACCAACGCGGAATTCGAGCGCTTCCTGCCCGCCCATCACAGTCTCCGCGATGGGTTCTCATGGCGCGACCGCGAACCCGTGATTTACGTCTCATGGACGCAAGCGGCCGGTTACTGCAACTTCCTCTCGCGGGAAAATGGCCTTGTCCCATTCTATGACGAAAAGACCTGGCAGCCTGTTCCCGGAGCCAACGGTTTCCGCCTGCCCACGGAGGCCGAGTGGGAATACGCCGCCAGCGGTCGCGGTGAAAATCGCACCTATCCGTGGGGCAACGAACCCCCAACGCACAACCTCGGAAATTTCCAGCTCGACGCGAGCATGAGCATGTCTCCCAAGCGTACGGCCTCGGTCGGCGGAGGCGTCGAGGTCGTCGGCGATTTCCCGGAGGGCGCCTCGCGCGATGGGGTGATGGATCTCGCTGGCAACGTCTCCGAGTGGTGCAACGATACCTTCCGCGATTACACCCCGGGAGATGCCACCGATCCGCTCAGTACGCAGACCTCGCCATATCGCGCGATCCGCGGCGGCTCGTGGGGTTACTACAACCACTCGCAGCGCGTTCGGGACCGGGAATACAACAGCCCCGGCTTCGGCGGCTACATTTACATCGGCTTCCGTGTCGCCATCAATGCGGACGGACTGGCCCAGCTCTCCAAATAG